The proteins below are encoded in one region of Oncorhynchus tshawytscha isolate Ot180627B linkage group LG04, Otsh_v2.0, whole genome shotgun sequence:
- the LOC112236978 gene encoding iroquois-class homeodomain protein IRX-6-like isoform X2 — protein sequence MITKEAAMSFSQFGYPYNATSQFFVSANPSTTCCDSISRSVSDGTSGTQTPATFCCPSYENRLLASTRTELNAALGMYSSPYAAAAAASQNYASYFPYSAEPSAAIYSSLNPQYEMKDGTGTLHSGITQPATYYPYDHSLGQYQYDRYGTMDFNGSARRKNATRETTSTLKTWLYEHRKNPYPTKGEKIMLAIITKMTLTQVSTWFANARRRLKKENKMTWSPKNKAGDDRKDDLDKSDQDCVTKDSSECKDEKDLHLSDLEDMEDEDCDKLDSDCEKMAPRGPEEQQDLHRAMSSGGVGSGGLPKRDCSSELSLSLPNSFHHSFPCGIKSLPTLPSLPTMPSDFLDPLVTSKPPSTTTTIPTGTHTVSLSHFEVSDRDKPRIWSLARTAATGVILGSAHHGAPELRTGSMLGDCHLQGTRLPVTGTRQCGPLRGLQDPTNISNAENPFQEGPLLQSKVYSAGSYNHKALQLHCSSYPALSDSCQYSTIEGFSSGKAETEPSELSDTCVTLQDDKVTAFRPVMKR from the exons ATGATAACAAAAGAAGCAGCTATGTCTTTCTCTCAGTTTGGATATCCTTATAATGCAACTTCACAG TTTTTCGTGTCGGCAAACCCCAGTACGACTTGCTGCGATTCGATTTCCAGGTCGGTCTCTGACGGGACGAGCGGTACCCAGACTCCTGCTACCTTCTGCTGCCCTTCCTACGAGAACCGGCTCCTGGCCAGCACACGGACGGAGCTCAACGCGGCACTAGGGATGTATAGCTCGCCCTACGCTGCCGCGGCCGCCGCCAGCCAGAACTATGCCAGCTACTTCCCCTACAGCGCCGAGCCCTCCGCTGCTATCTACTCATCTCTG AATCCACAGTATGAAATGAAGGATGGCACAGGCACTCTGCATTCTGGTATAACTCAACCTGCCACCTACTATCCTTATGACCACTCACTGGGCCAGTACCAATATGACAG GTATGGGACTATGGACTTTAATGGGTCAGCCAGGAGGAAGAATGCCACACGTGAGACCACCAGTACCCTGAAGACATGGCTGTACGAGCACAGGAAAAACCCCTACCCCACCAAGGGCGAGAAGATCATGCTGGCCATCATCACCAAAATGACCCTCACCCAAGTTTCCACCTGGTTCGCCAACGCCAGGAGGAGGCTAAAGAAGGAGAACAAGATGACCTGGTCACCAAAGAATAAGGCTGGGGATGACAGGAAGGACGACCTGGATAAAAGTGACCAAGACTGTGTCACCAAAG ATTCCAGTGAGTGTAAAGATGAGAAAGACCTTCATCTGAGTGACCTGGAGGACATGGAGGACGAGGACTGTGACAAGCTGGACAGTGACTGTGAGAAGATGGCACCCAGGGGCCCTGAGGAACAGCAGGACCTCCACAGGGCCATGTCCAGTGGTGGTGTTGGCTCTGGAGGCCTTCCAAAGAGAGACTGCAGCTCAGagctctccctctccttgcccaACAGCTTCCACCACTCATTCCCATGTGGTATCAAGAGCCTACCCACCCTGCCCTCTCTACCCACCATGCCCTCGGACTTCCTTGATCCACTGGTGACGTCCAagcccccctccaccaccaccaccatccccacggGCACTCACACTGTGTCCCTGTCACACTTCGAGGTGTCGGACCGGGACAAACCGAGGATCTGGTCTCTGGCGCGTACAGCGGCCACGGGGGTCATCCTGGGCTCTGCTCACCACGGGGCCCCAGAGCTCCGGACAGGGAGCATGCTGGGAGACTGCCATCTACAGGGGACCAGGCTACCAGTGACTGGTACCAGACAGTGTGGGCCCCTCAGGGGCCTCCAGGATCCTACTAACATATCCAATGCTGAGAACCCTTTCCAGGAGGGCCCCTTGTTGCAATCTAAGGTCTATAGTGCAGGCAGCTACAACCACAAGGCCCTCCAACTGCACTGTTCCTCCTATCCTGCGCTTTCAGACTCATGCCAATACTCCACTATTGAAG GATTCTCCAGTGGGAAGGCAGAGACAGAGCCCTCGGAACTCAGTGACACATGTGTGACCCTGCAGGATGACAAGGTCACTGCCTTCAGACCTGTTATGAAGAGGTGA
- the LOC112236978 gene encoding iroquois-class homeodomain protein IRX-6-like isoform X1: protein MITKEAAMSFSQFGYPYNATSQFFVSANPSTTCCDSISRSVSDGTSGTQTPATFCCPSYENRLLASTRTELNAALGMYSSPYAAAAAASQNYASYFPYSAEPSAAIYSSLNPQYEMKDGTGTLHSGITQPATYYPYDHSLGQYQYDRYGTMDFNGSARRKNATRETTSTLKTWLYEHRKNPYPTKGEKIMLAIITKMTLTQVSTWFANARRRLKKENKMTWSPKNKAGDDRKDDLDKSDQDCVTKDSSECKDEKDLHLSDLEDMEDEDCDKLDSDCEKMAPRGPEEQQDLHRAMSSGGVGSGGLPKRDCSSELSLSLPNSFHHSFPCGIKSLPTLPSLPTMPSDFLDPLVTSKPPSTTTTIPTGTHTVSLSHFEVSDRDKPRIWSLARTAATGVILGSAHHGAPELRTGSMLGDCHLQGTRLPVTGTRQCGPLRGLQDPTNISNAENPFQEGPLLQSKVYSAGSYNHKALQLHCSSYPALSDSCQYSTIEGFSSGKAETEPSELSDTCVTLQDDKVTAFRPVMKRLMDTQSLHSGTFI, encoded by the exons ATGATAACAAAAGAAGCAGCTATGTCTTTCTCTCAGTTTGGATATCCTTATAATGCAACTTCACAG TTTTTCGTGTCGGCAAACCCCAGTACGACTTGCTGCGATTCGATTTCCAGGTCGGTCTCTGACGGGACGAGCGGTACCCAGACTCCTGCTACCTTCTGCTGCCCTTCCTACGAGAACCGGCTCCTGGCCAGCACACGGACGGAGCTCAACGCGGCACTAGGGATGTATAGCTCGCCCTACGCTGCCGCGGCCGCCGCCAGCCAGAACTATGCCAGCTACTTCCCCTACAGCGCCGAGCCCTCCGCTGCTATCTACTCATCTCTG AATCCACAGTATGAAATGAAGGATGGCACAGGCACTCTGCATTCTGGTATAACTCAACCTGCCACCTACTATCCTTATGACCACTCACTGGGCCAGTACCAATATGACAG GTATGGGACTATGGACTTTAATGGGTCAGCCAGGAGGAAGAATGCCACACGTGAGACCACCAGTACCCTGAAGACATGGCTGTACGAGCACAGGAAAAACCCCTACCCCACCAAGGGCGAGAAGATCATGCTGGCCATCATCACCAAAATGACCCTCACCCAAGTTTCCACCTGGTTCGCCAACGCCAGGAGGAGGCTAAAGAAGGAGAACAAGATGACCTGGTCACCAAAGAATAAGGCTGGGGATGACAGGAAGGACGACCTGGATAAAAGTGACCAAGACTGTGTCACCAAAG ATTCCAGTGAGTGTAAAGATGAGAAAGACCTTCATCTGAGTGACCTGGAGGACATGGAGGACGAGGACTGTGACAAGCTGGACAGTGACTGTGAGAAGATGGCACCCAGGGGCCCTGAGGAACAGCAGGACCTCCACAGGGCCATGTCCAGTGGTGGTGTTGGCTCTGGAGGCCTTCCAAAGAGAGACTGCAGCTCAGagctctccctctccttgcccaACAGCTTCCACCACTCATTCCCATGTGGTATCAAGAGCCTACCCACCCTGCCCTCTCTACCCACCATGCCCTCGGACTTCCTTGATCCACTGGTGACGTCCAagcccccctccaccaccaccaccatccccacggGCACTCACACTGTGTCCCTGTCACACTTCGAGGTGTCGGACCGGGACAAACCGAGGATCTGGTCTCTGGCGCGTACAGCGGCCACGGGGGTCATCCTGGGCTCTGCTCACCACGGGGCCCCAGAGCTCCGGACAGGGAGCATGCTGGGAGACTGCCATCTACAGGGGACCAGGCTACCAGTGACTGGTACCAGACAGTGTGGGCCCCTCAGGGGCCTCCAGGATCCTACTAACATATCCAATGCTGAGAACCCTTTCCAGGAGGGCCCCTTGTTGCAATCTAAGGTCTATAGTGCAGGCAGCTACAACCACAAGGCCCTCCAACTGCACTGTTCCTCCTATCCTGCGCTTTCAGACTCATGCCAATACTCCACTATTGAAG GATTCTCCAGTGGGAAGGCAGAGACAGAGCCCTCGGAACTCAGTGACACATGTGTGACCCTGCAGGATGACAAGGTCACTGCCTTCAGACCTGTTATGAAGAG GTTGATGGACACGCAGTCATTACACAGTGGGACTTTTATTTAG
- the LOC112236978 gene encoding iroquois-class homeodomain protein IRX-6-like isoform X3: MQLHRSVSDGTSGTQTPATFCCPSYENRLLASTRTELNAALGMYSSPYAAAAAASQNYASYFPYSAEPSAAIYSSLNPQYEMKDGTGTLHSGITQPATYYPYDHSLGQYQYDRYGTMDFNGSARRKNATRETTSTLKTWLYEHRKNPYPTKGEKIMLAIITKMTLTQVSTWFANARRRLKKENKMTWSPKNKAGDDRKDDLDKSDQDCVTKDSSECKDEKDLHLSDLEDMEDEDCDKLDSDCEKMAPRGPEEQQDLHRAMSSGGVGSGGLPKRDCSSELSLSLPNSFHHSFPCGIKSLPTLPSLPTMPSDFLDPLVTSKPPSTTTTIPTGTHTVSLSHFEVSDRDKPRIWSLARTAATGVILGSAHHGAPELRTGSMLGDCHLQGTRLPVTGTRQCGPLRGLQDPTNISNAENPFQEGPLLQSKVYSAGSYNHKALQLHCSSYPALSDSCQYSTIEGFSSGKAETEPSELSDTCVTLQDDKVTAFRPVMKRLMDTQSLHSGTFI, encoded by the exons ATGCAACTTCACAG GTCGGTCTCTGACGGGACGAGCGGTACCCAGACTCCTGCTACCTTCTGCTGCCCTTCCTACGAGAACCGGCTCCTGGCCAGCACACGGACGGAGCTCAACGCGGCACTAGGGATGTATAGCTCGCCCTACGCTGCCGCGGCCGCCGCCAGCCAGAACTATGCCAGCTACTTCCCCTACAGCGCCGAGCCCTCCGCTGCTATCTACTCATCTCTG AATCCACAGTATGAAATGAAGGATGGCACAGGCACTCTGCATTCTGGTATAACTCAACCTGCCACCTACTATCCTTATGACCACTCACTGGGCCAGTACCAATATGACAG GTATGGGACTATGGACTTTAATGGGTCAGCCAGGAGGAAGAATGCCACACGTGAGACCACCAGTACCCTGAAGACATGGCTGTACGAGCACAGGAAAAACCCCTACCCCACCAAGGGCGAGAAGATCATGCTGGCCATCATCACCAAAATGACCCTCACCCAAGTTTCCACCTGGTTCGCCAACGCCAGGAGGAGGCTAAAGAAGGAGAACAAGATGACCTGGTCACCAAAGAATAAGGCTGGGGATGACAGGAAGGACGACCTGGATAAAAGTGACCAAGACTGTGTCACCAAAG ATTCCAGTGAGTGTAAAGATGAGAAAGACCTTCATCTGAGTGACCTGGAGGACATGGAGGACGAGGACTGTGACAAGCTGGACAGTGACTGTGAGAAGATGGCACCCAGGGGCCCTGAGGAACAGCAGGACCTCCACAGGGCCATGTCCAGTGGTGGTGTTGGCTCTGGAGGCCTTCCAAAGAGAGACTGCAGCTCAGagctctccctctccttgcccaACAGCTTCCACCACTCATTCCCATGTGGTATCAAGAGCCTACCCACCCTGCCCTCTCTACCCACCATGCCCTCGGACTTCCTTGATCCACTGGTGACGTCCAagcccccctccaccaccaccaccatccccacggGCACTCACACTGTGTCCCTGTCACACTTCGAGGTGTCGGACCGGGACAAACCGAGGATCTGGTCTCTGGCGCGTACAGCGGCCACGGGGGTCATCCTGGGCTCTGCTCACCACGGGGCCCCAGAGCTCCGGACAGGGAGCATGCTGGGAGACTGCCATCTACAGGGGACCAGGCTACCAGTGACTGGTACCAGACAGTGTGGGCCCCTCAGGGGCCTCCAGGATCCTACTAACATATCCAATGCTGAGAACCCTTTCCAGGAGGGCCCCTTGTTGCAATCTAAGGTCTATAGTGCAGGCAGCTACAACCACAAGGCCCTCCAACTGCACTGTTCCTCCTATCCTGCGCTTTCAGACTCATGCCAATACTCCACTATTGAAG GATTCTCCAGTGGGAAGGCAGAGACAGAGCCCTCGGAACTCAGTGACACATGTGTGACCCTGCAGGATGACAAGGTCACTGCCTTCAGACCTGTTATGAAGAG GTTGATGGACACGCAGTCATTACACAGTGGGACTTTTATTTAG